One window of the Shimwellia blattae DSM 4481 = NBRC 105725 genome contains the following:
- a CDS encoding type I DNA topoisomerase, with protein MSKESLFTTRNQEPCPQCGAELAYRSGKHGPFLGCSNYPECDYIRPLKSQADGHIIKELDGYQCPECQATLVLRQGRFGMFIGCSRYPECEHTEVIDKPDETAIQCPQCRKGHLIQRRSRYGKTFHACDRYPECQFAINFTPVAGECPECHYPLLIEKKTSQGIKRFCASKQCGKPVTAEQTREE; from the coding sequence ATGAGCAAAGAGTCCCTCTTTACAACACGTAACCAGGAGCCCTGCCCACAGTGCGGGGCTGAACTGGCTTACCGCAGTGGCAAACATGGCCCGTTTCTCGGCTGTTCGAACTATCCCGAATGTGACTATATTCGCCCGCTAAAATCCCAGGCTGACGGACATATCATTAAAGAGCTGGATGGCTACCAGTGCCCCGAGTGCCAGGCCACGCTGGTACTGCGCCAGGGGCGATTTGGCATGTTCATTGGGTGTAGCCGCTACCCGGAGTGCGAACATACCGAGGTTATCGACAAGCCGGATGAAACGGCTATTCAGTGTCCTCAGTGCCGGAAGGGCCACCTGATCCAGCGCCGCTCGCGCTACGGGAAAACATTCCACGCCTGTGATCGCTACCCGGAGTGCCAGTTTGCCATTAATTTTACCCCGGTTGCGGGAGAGTGCCCTGAGTGCCACTATCCGCTACTGATCGAAAAGAAAACCTCCCAGGGCATAAAGCGTTTTTGTGCCAGTAAACAATGTGGAAAGCCGGTAACGGCGGAACAAACCCGTGAAGAATAA
- the tsaC gene encoding L-threonylcarbamoyladenylate synthase type 1 TsaC, which translates to MKNNLPETRLSEIVRVLNNKEVIAYPTEAVFGVGCDPDSEQAVMRLLALKQRPVEKGLILIAASFEQLKPYIDDSMLTAAQRSAIFDCWPGPVTFVFPARPSTPRWLTGRFDSLAVRVTNHPLVIELCQAFGKPLVSTSANLTGQPPCRTTAEVIAQFGEHFPVLDGATGGRQNPSEIRDALTGEQFRQG; encoded by the coding sequence GTGAAGAATAACCTGCCTGAAACACGTCTGTCTGAGATAGTCCGTGTTCTGAATAATAAAGAAGTCATCGCATATCCCACAGAAGCTGTATTTGGTGTCGGTTGCGACCCGGACAGTGAACAGGCCGTTATGCGCCTGCTGGCGCTGAAGCAGCGCCCGGTAGAAAAAGGGCTGATTCTGATTGCTGCCAGTTTTGAACAGCTGAAACCCTATATTGACGACAGCATGCTGACAGCCGCGCAGCGGTCGGCCATTTTTGACTGCTGGCCGGGCCCGGTGACCTTTGTCTTCCCGGCGCGGCCTTCGACACCCCGCTGGTTAACGGGGCGTTTTGACTCTCTGGCTGTGAGAGTCACGAATCACCCGCTGGTGATTGAACTCTGCCAGGCATTTGGCAAGCCACTGGTGTCGACCAGTGCCAATCTGACCGGGCAACCCCCCTGCCGGACCACCGCGGAAGTTATTGCGCAATTTGGTGAGCATTTCCCGGTGCTGGATGGCGCGACCGGCGGGCGTCAGAACCCGTCGGAAATTCGCGATGCGCTGACCGGCGAACAGTTCCGCCAGGGATGA
- the aroE gene encoding shikimate dehydrogenase gives MEKYAVFGNPIAHSKSPLIHQLFARQLNIHYPYGRVLAPVDGFIPALEHFFAAGGEGANVTVPFKEQAFARADHLTERARAAGAVNTLKRLDDGTILGDNTDGIGLLSDLERRGLIQPGYRVLLVGAGGAARGVILPLLDAGCAVTITNRTFSRARDLADAFTAKGQIQAVMADALAGQSFDLIINATSSGIAGDIPAIPASLINPDVRCYDMFYQQGLTPFLRWCHEQGARHYADGLGMLVGQAAHAVLLWHGVMPEIAPVVASLQRELAV, from the coding sequence ATGGAAAAATACGCCGTATTCGGCAACCCCATCGCCCACAGCAAGTCGCCGCTGATCCATCAGCTATTTGCCCGACAGTTGAATATCCACTATCCCTATGGCCGGGTTCTGGCCCCGGTGGATGGTTTTATTCCGGCGCTGGAGCACTTTTTTGCCGCCGGGGGAGAAGGGGCGAACGTCACGGTGCCTTTTAAAGAGCAGGCATTTGCCCGGGCGGACCACTTAACCGAACGGGCCCGGGCCGCAGGGGCCGTAAATACGCTGAAACGGCTGGATGACGGCACTATCCTTGGGGATAACACGGACGGTATTGGCTTGCTAAGCGATCTGGAGCGCCGGGGGCTGATTCAGCCCGGCTACCGTGTCCTGCTGGTGGGGGCCGGTGGGGCCGCGCGTGGCGTGATCCTGCCACTGCTGGATGCGGGATGTGCGGTGACGATAACCAACCGGACATTTTCCCGCGCCCGGGATCTGGCTGATGCGTTCACCGCAAAAGGGCAGATTCAGGCGGTTATGGCGGATGCCCTGGCAGGGCAGTCTTTTGACTTAATCATCAATGCCACATCAAGTGGCATTGCGGGAGATATTCCTGCCATTCCTGCCTCACTGATTAACCCGGATGTACGCTGCTATGACATGTTTTATCAGCAGGGGTTAACGCCGTTTCTGCGCTGGTGCCATGAGCAGGGGGCGCGGCACTATGCGGATGGCCTGGGCATGCTGGTGGGGCAGGCGGCCCATGCGGTATTACTGTGGCATGGTGTGATGCCGGAGATTGCCCCGGTCGTTGCGAGCCTGCAGCGCGAGCTGGCCGTATGA
- a CDS encoding DUF1488 domain-containing protein, with protein sequence MNQAILFPDREAWEADSQALCFPVQVNGMPLTCAISEESLRRRFGGGTPAFWLAQFRASRWDLEEEAEALIAVDAFDDQGWLWLP encoded by the coding sequence ATGAACCAGGCGATTTTATTCCCGGACCGTGAAGCGTGGGAAGCCGATAGCCAGGCGCTTTGCTTCCCGGTCCAGGTCAACGGAATGCCGCTCACCTGCGCAATCAGCGAAGAGTCGTTGCGCCGCCGGTTTGGTGGCGGCACTCCGGCATTCTGGCTGGCGCAATTCCGCGCCAGCCGCTGGGATCTGGAAGAAGAGGCAGAAGCGCTGATAGCCGTCGATGCTTTTGACGATCAGGGCTGGCTCTGGCTACCCTGA
- a CDS encoding gamma carbonic anhydrase family protein, with the protein MADVLRPYKDLFPTTGHRVMLDPSSVVIGDVRLADDVSIWPLVVIRGDVNYVSVGARTNIQDGSVLHVTHKSTSNPQGNPLLIGEDVTVGHKVMLHGCTIGNRVLVGMGSILLDGAVIGDDVMIGAGSLVPQHKHLESGYLYLGSPVKQIRPLKESELEGLRYSANNYVSWKNDYLDQGSQSQP; encoded by the coding sequence ATGGCTGATGTACTGCGCCCTTATAAAGATCTGTTCCCCACGACCGGACACCGGGTCATGCTCGATCCCTCCAGTGTCGTTATCGGCGATGTCCGCCTGGCCGATGATGTCAGTATCTGGCCTCTGGTGGTGATCCGCGGGGATGTCAATTATGTGTCGGTAGGGGCCCGTACCAATATTCAGGACGGCAGCGTACTGCATGTTACGCACAAATCCACCAGCAACCCACAGGGAAACCCGCTGCTGATCGGCGAGGATGTCACCGTGGGCCATAAAGTTATGCTGCACGGCTGCACCATTGGTAACCGTGTTCTGGTCGGCATGGGATCTATTTTGCTGGACGGGGCCGTCATCGGGGATGACGTCATGATAGGTGCCGGCAGCCTGGTCCCGCAGCATAAACACCTGGAGAGCGGCTACCTGTATTTAGGCAGCCCGGTAAAACAGATTCGGCCACTGAAAGAGAGTGAACTGGAAGGGCTGCGTTATTCCGCGAATAACTATGTCAGCTGGAAAAATGACTATCTGGATCAGGGTAGCCAGAGCCAGCCCTGA
- a CDS encoding lipoprotein: MKRMIAVAVLATLLAGCAHDSPCVPVYDDQGRLVHTNTCVKGTTQDNWETAGAIAGGAAAVAGLTLGIVALTR, from the coding sequence ATGAAAAGAATGATAGCCGTCGCGGTACTGGCGACACTACTGGCGGGCTGCGCCCACGACTCCCCTTGTGTACCGGTTTACGACGATCAGGGCCGTCTGGTGCATACCAATACGTGTGTGAAAGGAACCACTCAGGATAACTGGGAAACGGCCGGGGCTATTGCCGGTGGAGCTGCCGCTGTCGCGGGTTTAACGCTGGGTATCGTGGCACTGACCAGATAA
- a CDS encoding 4-aminobutyrate--2-oxoglutarate transaminase, whose product MSHENVQQRRLNATPRGVGVMCQFMAATAENATITDTEGKTYTDFAAGIAVLNTGHRHPKVIAAAHRQLDLFTHTAFQVVPYENYISLAERLNDLVPIDGEVKTTFFTTGAEAVENAVKIARAATGRPGVITFTGAFHGRTLLTMALTGKVAPYKTGFGPFPGSVFHARYPNALHGVSVDDALQSLDDIFHCDIAPQQVAAIIYEPVQGEGGFNVAPAEFVNALRSLCDQHGILLIADEIQSGFARTGKMFASEYYPQARPDLMTMAKSLGGGFPISAVAGRAELMDAPAPGGLGGTYAGNPVAIATAHAVLDVIAEEQLAARANTLGATLCEAISGCHNPAVAQIRGRGSMIAVEFNDPQTGAPAPEVAKDIQQRALDQQLILLTCGIHGNVIRFLYPLTIPDAQFASALNILTGILKSPR is encoded by the coding sequence ATGAGTCATGAGAATGTCCAGCAGCGCCGTCTGAACGCCACACCGCGTGGTGTGGGTGTTATGTGCCAGTTTATGGCCGCCACAGCAGAAAATGCCACCATCACGGATACCGAAGGTAAAACCTACACGGATTTCGCCGCCGGGATTGCCGTGCTTAATACCGGGCACCGGCACCCGAAGGTCATTGCGGCGGCGCACCGGCAGCTGGATCTGTTTACCCATACGGCGTTTCAGGTTGTGCCTTATGAAAACTACATCTCGCTGGCAGAGCGGCTTAATGACCTGGTCCCGATTGACGGTGAAGTGAAAACCACGTTTTTTACGACCGGAGCAGAGGCGGTCGAAAACGCCGTGAAAATAGCCCGTGCAGCCACCGGGCGGCCGGGGGTGATTACCTTTACCGGGGCGTTTCATGGCCGTACGCTGCTGACGATGGCGCTAACGGGTAAGGTCGCCCCGTATAAGACAGGCTTTGGCCCGTTTCCGGGCTCTGTCTTTCATGCCCGTTATCCGAATGCCCTGCACGGTGTCAGCGTGGATGATGCGCTGCAAAGCCTGGACGATATCTTCCACTGCGATATTGCCCCACAGCAGGTGGCAGCGATTATCTATGAGCCGGTTCAGGGGGAAGGTGGCTTCAATGTGGCACCGGCAGAGTTCGTTAACGCCCTGCGTAGTCTGTGCGATCAGCACGGTATTTTACTGATTGCTGATGAGATCCAGTCCGGGTTTGCCCGCACCGGTAAAATGTTTGCCAGCGAATACTATCCGCAAGCCAGACCAGACCTGATGACAATGGCGAAGAGCCTGGGCGGTGGCTTCCCGATTTCGGCGGTGGCCGGGCGTGCAGAGTTAATGGATGCCCCGGCTCCTGGCGGGCTGGGGGGAACGTATGCCGGTAACCCGGTAGCCATTGCCACAGCCCATGCCGTGCTGGATGTTATCGCCGAAGAGCAGCTTGCCGCCCGGGCTAATACGCTGGGGGCTACGCTGTGTGAAGCGATTTCCGGCTGCCATAACCCGGCGGTTGCCCAGATCCGCGGGCGGGGCTCAATGATCGCCGTAGAGTTTAATGATCCTCAGACCGGTGCGCCGGCCCCGGAGGTGGCGAAAGATATTCAGCAGCGTGCGCTGGATCAGCAATTGATCCTGCTTACCTGCGGTATACACGGGAACGTTATCCGGTTCTTGTATCCGCTGACCATTCCGGATGCCCAGTTTGCCAGCGCGCTGAACATTCTGACCGGGATCCTGAAAAGCCCGCGCTGA
- the fis gene encoding DNA-binding transcriptional regulator Fis, translating into MFEQRVNSDVLTVSTVNSQDQVTQKPLRDSVKQALKNYFAQLNGQDVNDLYELVLAEVEQPLLDMVMQYTRGNQTRAALMMGINRGTLRKKLKKYGMN; encoded by the coding sequence ATGTTCGAACAACGCGTAAATTCTGACGTACTGACCGTTTCTACCGTTAACTCTCAGGATCAGGTAACCCAAAAACCTCTGCGTGACTCGGTAAAACAGGCACTGAAGAACTATTTTGCTCAACTGAATGGTCAGGATGTTAATGACCTGTATGAGCTGGTACTGGCTGAAGTAGAACAGCCCCTGTTGGACATGGTGATGCAATACACCCGTGGTAATCAGACCCGCGCAGCCCTGATGATGGGCATCAACCGCGGTACGCTGCGTAAAAAACTGAAAAAATACGGCATGAACTGA
- the dusB gene encoding tRNA dihydrouridine synthase DusB translates to MHIGHYQLRNRLIAAPMAGITDRPFRTLCYEMGAGLTVSEMMSSNPEVWASDKSRLRMVHVDEPGIRTVQIAGSVPEEMAEAARINVAAGAQIIDINMGCPAKKVNRKLAGSALLQYPELVEKILSTVVSAVDVPVTLKIRTGWDPEHRNCTEIALLAERCGIQALTIHGRTRACLFQGSAEYDSIRAVKQTVSIPVIANGDITDPLKARAVLDYTGADALMIGRAAQGRPWIFREIQHYLDTGELLPPLPLAEVKRLLCEHVRALHDFYGPAKGYRIARKHVSWYLQEHAPDDQFRRTFNAIEDASEQLEALEAYFENFA, encoded by the coding sequence ATGCACATTGGACACTATCAGCTCAGGAACCGTCTGATTGCAGCCCCTATGGCCGGCATCACTGACAGACCCTTTCGGACACTCTGTTATGAGATGGGTGCCGGGCTGACCGTTTCGGAGATGATGTCATCAAACCCGGAAGTATGGGCCAGTGACAAATCCCGTCTGCGTATGGTGCATGTTGATGAACCAGGGATCCGCACCGTGCAAATTGCCGGAAGCGTACCTGAAGAAATGGCTGAAGCTGCGCGTATTAACGTTGCGGCTGGCGCTCAGATTATTGATATCAATATGGGGTGCCCGGCAAAGAAAGTGAATCGCAAGCTGGCGGGCTCTGCCCTGCTGCAATACCCGGAGCTGGTCGAAAAGATCCTCTCCACGGTTGTCAGCGCGGTGGATGTTCCTGTAACGCTGAAGATTCGCACCGGCTGGGATCCGGAGCACCGTAACTGCACAGAAATTGCCCTACTGGCTGAACGTTGCGGTATTCAGGCACTGACGATACACGGGCGCACCCGCGCTTGTTTGTTTCAGGGCAGTGCCGAATACGACAGCATTCGGGCAGTTAAGCAGACCGTTTCCATTCCGGTCATCGCGAATGGCGACATAACAGACCCGCTTAAAGCCAGAGCTGTACTGGACTATACAGGAGCTGATGCTCTGATGATAGGCCGTGCGGCTCAGGGAAGACCCTGGATCTTTCGGGAAATCCAGCATTATCTGGACACCGGAGAGCTGCTCCCGCCCCTGCCTCTGGCAGAGGTTAAGCGCTTGCTTTGTGAGCATGTTCGGGCACTGCATGACTTTTATGGTCCGGCAAAAGGTTACCGAATTGCTCGTAAACATGTGTCCTGGTATCTCCAGGAACACGCTCCGGATGACCAGTTTCGGCGCACATTCAACGCCATTGAGGATGCCAGCGAGCAGCTGGAGGCGTTGGAGGCATACTTCGAAAATTTTGCGTAA
- the prmA gene encoding 50S ribosomal protein L11 methyltransferase — MPWIQLKINTTGNQAEELGDGLIESGAVSVTFQDTHDTPVFEPLPGETRLWGDTDVIALYDAETDMKAVVALLENHPLLGAGFPHRIEQLEDKDWEREWMDNFHPMRFGQRLWICPSWREIPDPTAVNVMLDPGLAFGTGTHPTTSLCLEWLDGLDLEGKTVIDFGCGSGILAIAALKLGAAKAIGIDIDPQAIQASRDNAQRNGVSERLELYLPQNQPASMKADVVVANILAGPLRELAPLISVLPVDGGLLGLSGVLATQAESVCEAYQDLFTLDPVAEKEEWCRITGKKR, encoded by the coding sequence ATGCCATGGATCCAACTGAAAATTAATACCACCGGTAACCAGGCGGAAGAACTGGGCGATGGCCTGATTGAGAGCGGCGCGGTTTCCGTGACGTTCCAGGACACCCACGATACGCCGGTATTTGAACCGCTGCCGGGGGAAACCCGCCTGTGGGGCGATACGGACGTTATAGCCCTGTACGACGCCGAAACCGATATGAAAGCCGTGGTGGCCCTGCTGGAAAATCACCCGCTGCTGGGAGCCGGTTTCCCCCACCGTATTGAGCAGCTGGAAGATAAAGACTGGGAGCGGGAGTGGATGGACAACTTCCACCCGATGCGTTTTGGTCAGCGCCTGTGGATCTGCCCGAGCTGGCGTGAAATTCCCGATCCGACTGCGGTTAACGTGATGCTGGATCCTGGCCTGGCGTTTGGCACCGGCACCCATCCGACCACGTCCCTGTGTCTGGAATGGCTGGACGGTCTGGATCTGGAAGGTAAAACGGTTATCGACTTTGGCTGCGGTTCCGGGATCCTGGCGATCGCCGCACTGAAGCTGGGGGCGGCAAAAGCCATCGGGATTGATATTGATCCCCAGGCAATCCAGGCCAGCCGTGATAACGCCCAGCGTAACGGGGTTTCTGAACGCCTGGAGCTGTATCTGCCACAGAATCAGCCTGCGTCCATGAAAGCGGATGTGGTGGTCGCAAACATCCTGGCAGGCCCGTTACGTGAGCTGGCACCGTTAATCAGCGTGCTGCCCGTTGACGGCGGTTTACTGGGGCTTTCCGGGGTGCTTGCCACCCAGGCTGAAAGCGTTTGTGAAGCCTACCAGGATCTGTTCACCCTCGACCCGGTGGCTGAAAAAGAAGAGTGGTGTCGCATCACCGGTAAAAAACGCTGA
- the panF gene encoding sodium/pantothenate symporter, with translation MRPEVIVPLVAYLIMVMGISVYAMRRRSSGNFLNEYFLGSRSMGGVVLAMTLVATYISASSFIGGPGAAYKYGLGWVLLAMIQLPAIWLSLGILGKKFAILARRYNAVTLNDMLYARYRSRVLVWFASLSLLVAFVGAMTVQFIGGARLLETAAGIPYETGLLIFGISIALYTAFGGFRASVLNDTLQGMVMLLGTILLLVGIVHAAGGLHSAVDKLQQIDPKLVSPRGAEDILSPAFMTSFWVLVCFGVIGLPHTAVRCISYKDSKAVHRGIIIGTIVVAILMFGMHLAGALGRAVLPDLTVPDLVIPTLMVTVLPPVAAGIFLAAPMAAIMSTINAQLLQSSATIIKDLWLNMHPEQVHNEKRLKRMSAGITLILGILLLLAAWRPPEMIIWLNLLAFGGLEAVFLWPLVLGLYWERANSTGALSAMVTGGVIYALLATVNLQLFGFHPIVPSLLLSLIAFLTGNRAGESRAATISVSHSDK, from the coding sequence GTGCGTCCTGAAGTGATCGTTCCCCTTGTAGCCTACCTGATCATGGTGATGGGCATATCGGTATATGCCATGCGCCGGCGCAGCAGCGGCAACTTTCTTAATGAATACTTCCTTGGCAGCCGCTCCATGGGCGGTGTTGTGCTGGCAATGACCCTGGTCGCCACTTATATCAGCGCCAGCTCGTTTATTGGCGGGCCGGGTGCGGCATACAAATACGGGCTGGGCTGGGTGCTACTGGCGATGATCCAGTTACCCGCCATCTGGCTGTCGCTGGGTATTCTGGGTAAAAAATTCGCCATTCTCGCCCGCCGTTATAATGCGGTAACGCTCAATGACATGTTATACGCCCGCTACCGGAGCCGGGTGCTGGTATGGTTTGCCAGCCTGAGCCTGCTGGTGGCGTTTGTCGGCGCCATGACAGTGCAGTTTATTGGTGGTGCGCGCCTGCTGGAAACCGCCGCCGGGATCCCCTATGAAACCGGGCTGTTGATCTTTGGGATCAGCATCGCCCTGTATACCGCTTTTGGCGGCTTCCGGGCCAGCGTACTCAACGACACGCTACAGGGCATGGTAATGCTGCTGGGGACTATCCTGCTGCTGGTGGGTATCGTTCATGCGGCCGGTGGCCTGCACAGCGCGGTGGATAAGCTACAGCAGATCGACCCGAAACTGGTCTCCCCCCGGGGGGCAGAGGATATCCTCTCCCCGGCGTTTATGACCTCCTTTTGGGTGCTGGTCTGCTTTGGGGTGATAGGTCTACCCCATACCGCCGTACGCTGTATCTCTTATAAGGACAGTAAAGCGGTACACCGGGGAATTATTATCGGCACCATTGTGGTGGCAATCCTGATGTTTGGTATGCATCTGGCTGGCGCCCTGGGCCGCGCTGTGCTGCCGGATCTGACCGTGCCGGATCTGGTGATCCCGACCCTGATGGTCACCGTTCTGCCCCCGGTTGCCGCCGGGATCTTCCTGGCCGCGCCGATGGCGGCCATCATGTCAACGATCAACGCCCAGCTGCTGCAGTCCTCAGCCACCATCATTAAAGATCTGTGGCTGAATATGCACCCGGAGCAGGTCCATAATGAGAAGCGCCTCAAACGTATGTCTGCGGGCATTACGCTTATCCTCGGGATCCTGCTGTTGCTGGCGGCCTGGCGGCCGCCGGAAATGATAATCTGGCTCAATTTACTGGCATTTGGCGGCCTGGAGGCGGTGTTCCTCTGGCCGCTGGTGCTGGGGCTGTACTGGGAGCGGGCCAACAGCACTGGCGCCCTGAGCGCCATGGTGACCGGCGGTGTGATCTACGCGCTGCTGGCCACCGTTAATCTCCAGCTATTTGGCTTTCACCCGATAGTGCCTTCACTATTATTAAGCCTGATAGCGTTTCTGACTGGTAACCGCGCAGGCGAAAGCCGGGCGGCGACAATTTCTGTTTCACATTCTGATAAATAA
- a CDS encoding YhdT family protein, producing MDKRFIQAHKEARWALWLTLLYLAAWLVAAYLPDSQPGITGLPHWFEMACLLVPLSFVVLCWLMIKIIFKDIPLEDDRAS from the coding sequence ATGGATAAACGCTTTATCCAGGCACATAAAGAGGCTCGCTGGGCACTCTGGCTGACACTGCTGTATCTGGCAGCATGGTTAGTAGCCGCTTACTTACCTGATTCACAGCCGGGGATCACAGGGCTCCCCCACTGGTTTGAAATGGCCTGCCTGCTGGTGCCCCTGAGCTTTGTTGTGCTCTGCTGGCTGATGATAAAAATCATCTTTAAAGATATCCCGCTGGAGGATGATCGTGCGTCCTGA
- the accC gene encoding acetyl-CoA carboxylase biotin carboxylase subunit, which yields MLDKIVIANRGEIALRILRACKELGIKTVAVHSTADRDLKHVLLADETVCIGPAPSVKSYLNIPAIISAAEITGAVAIHPGYGFLSENADFAEQVERSGFIFIGPKAETIRLMGDKVSAIHAMKEAGVPCVPGSDGPLGDDMDKNRAIAKRIGYPVIIKASGGGGGRGMRVVRDDEHLAESITMTRAEAKAAFSNDMVYMEKYLENPRHVEIQVLADGQGNAIYLAERDCSMQRRHQKVVEEAPAPGITPELRQFIGSRCAKACVDIGYRGAGTFEFLFEDGEFYFIEMNTRIQVEHPVTEMITGVDLIKEQLRIAAGQPLSIKQEDIVVRGHAVECRINAEDPKTFLPSPGKITRFHAPGGFGVRWESHIYAGYTVPPYYDSMIGKLICYGETREVAISRMKIALQELIIDGIKTNIELQMRIMDDENFQRGGSNIHYLEKKLGLQEK from the coding sequence ATGCTGGATAAAATTGTTATCGCCAACCGTGGGGAAATCGCGCTGCGTATCCTGCGTGCCTGTAAAGAACTGGGCATCAAGACCGTTGCTGTGCATTCCACTGCGGACCGCGATCTGAAACACGTACTGCTGGCAGACGAAACCGTCTGCATCGGGCCGGCCCCGTCAGTAAAAAGCTACCTGAATATCCCGGCGATTATCTCCGCTGCGGAAATCACCGGGGCTGTTGCCATCCATCCGGGTTATGGCTTCCTGTCTGAAAACGCCGACTTCGCAGAACAAGTTGAACGCTCTGGCTTTATCTTTATTGGCCCGAAAGCCGAAACTATCCGCCTGATGGGCGACAAAGTTTCCGCTATTCACGCCATGAAAGAAGCCGGTGTACCGTGCGTACCGGGGTCTGATGGCCCGCTGGGCGACGATATGGATAAAAACCGCGCCATTGCCAAACGCATTGGTTACCCGGTAATTATCAAAGCCTCTGGCGGCGGCGGCGGTCGCGGTATGCGCGTTGTGCGCGACGACGAGCACCTGGCAGAATCCATCACCATGACCCGTGCTGAAGCGAAAGCTGCCTTCAGCAACGACATGGTATACATGGAAAAATATCTGGAAAACCCGCGCCATGTGGAGATCCAGGTTCTGGCCGACGGCCAGGGCAACGCCATCTACCTGGCTGAGCGCGACTGCTCCATGCAGCGCCGCCACCAGAAAGTGGTGGAAGAGGCACCGGCACCGGGCATTACGCCTGAACTGCGCCAGTTTATCGGCAGCCGCTGTGCTAAAGCCTGTGTGGATATCGGTTACCGCGGGGCGGGTACTTTCGAGTTCCTGTTCGAAGACGGCGAGTTCTATTTCATTGAAATGAACACCCGTATCCAGGTAGAGCACCCGGTTACCGAAATGATAACCGGTGTGGACCTTATCAAAGAGCAGCTGCGTATTGCCGCAGGTCAGCCCCTGTCCATTAAGCAGGAAGATATCGTGGTGCGCGGCCATGCGGTGGAATGCCGTATTAACGCCGAAGATCCGAAAACCTTCCTGCCAAGCCCGGGCAAAATCACCCGCTTCCACGCGCCAGGCGGTTTTGGCGTGCGCTGGGAGTCGCATATCTATGCGGGCTATACCGTGCCGCCTTACTATGACTCCATGATTGGTAAGCTGATTTGCTACGGTGAAACCCGTGAAGTGGCGATTTCGCGCATGAAGATTGCGCTGCAGGAACTGATCATTGATGGTATTAAAACCAACATTGAGCTGCAGATGCGCATTATGGATGACGAAAACTTCCAGCGTGGTGGTAGCAATATCCACTACCTTGAGAAGAAACTCGGTCTTCAGGAGAAGTAA
- the accB gene encoding acetyl-CoA carboxylase biotin carboxyl carrier protein: MDIRKIKKLIELVEESGIAELEISEGEESVRISRAVVNQAPVMQQAYAAPYMQPQQPQPALANAVAPTAPAMEAPAAAEISGHIVRSPMVGTFYRTPSPDAKAFVEVGQKVNVGDTLCIVEAMKMMNQIEADKAGVVKAVLVENGQPVEFDEPLVVIE; this comes from the coding sequence ATGGATATTCGTAAGATTAAAAAACTGATTGAACTGGTTGAAGAATCAGGCATCGCTGAACTGGAAATTTCTGAGGGAGAAGAGTCAGTACGCATCAGCCGTGCCGTCGTCAATCAGGCACCAGTTATGCAGCAGGCATATGCCGCGCCTTATATGCAACCTCAGCAGCCACAACCAGCCCTGGCAAATGCCGTTGCACCAACTGCACCGGCAATGGAAGCGCCAGCGGCAGCTGAAATCAGTGGCCACATTGTGCGTTCCCCGATGGTCGGCACCTTCTACCGTACCCCAAGCCCGGATGCGAAAGCATTTGTGGAAGTGGGCCAGAAAGTCAACGTCGGCGATACCCTGTGCATCGTTGAAGCAATGAAAATGATGAACCAGATCGAAGCAGATAAAGCCGGTGTGGTGAAAGCTGTTCTGGTCGAAAACGGTCAGCCTGTAGAATTTGACGAGCCGCTGGTCGTCATCGAATAA